The following coding sequences lie in one uncultured Fibrobacter sp. genomic window:
- a CDS encoding M23 family metallopeptidase: MKGNYYTIQIIPENSKEIKKYRVNTKWFFFLKIFLVVLVIAAGFVIYNAGRIGRTLVNYEKIRTANAQLAKQNANYEELFSRIDSLWVLEERIQNILGTFIENDSNKINSLIDKNRFAHTPSQKIDVDYEGINGWKPMEEKIRLEHIPNVIPVVGIVSKKFSEENDHLGTDFSAQTGNPVFASGSGIVEFAGSKDELGNTVIIDHQNGYVTSYSHLKDIRTRKGKNVGKGDIIGTVGNTGNSSAPHLHYTITKNGKEMDPELFINY, translated from the coding sequence ATGAAAGGCAATTACTATACCATACAGATCATCCCGGAAAATTCCAAAGAGATCAAGAAGTACCGCGTCAACACGAAGTGGTTCTTTTTCCTGAAGATTTTCCTGGTGGTGCTGGTGATTGCAGCCGGCTTTGTCATCTACAATGCCGGGCGCATCGGGCGCACGCTCGTGAATTACGAAAAAATCCGCACCGCGAACGCCCAGCTTGCAAAGCAGAACGCAAACTACGAAGAACTCTTTTCGCGAATCGACTCGCTCTGGGTACTGGAAGAACGCATCCAGAATATCCTCGGCACTTTCATCGAGAACGACTCCAACAAGATCAACAGCCTGATCGACAAGAATCGTTTCGCCCACACGCCCTCGCAAAAAATCGACGTGGACTACGAAGGGATCAACGGCTGGAAACCAATGGAAGAAAAGATTCGCCTGGAACATATCCCGAACGTGATTCCCGTTGTCGGAATCGTAAGCAAGAAGTTCAGCGAAGAAAACGACCACCTGGGTACGGACTTTTCGGCCCAGACCGGCAACCCCGTCTTTGCCTCGGGTAGCGGTATCGTGGAATTCGCCGGTTCAAAGGACGAACTGGGAAACACGGTCATCATCGACCACCAGAACGGATACGTGACGAGTTATTCACACCTGAAGGATATCCGCACCCGCAAGGGGAAAAACGTAGGCAAGGGCGACATTATCGGAACCGTCGGTAACACGGGAAACAGCAGTGCACCGCACCTGCATTACACCATTACCAAGAACGGCAAGGAAATGGACCCGGAACTGTTTATAAATTATTAA
- a CDS encoding ParB/RepB/Spo0J family partition protein: MGKKSFALGRSLADILKDHSAPAASDIQQSSENNSQNGADESTGNAAVDNSEKIVEINVELIDPNPFQPRKVFSDDELVELAESIEQHGLIQAIVVRKVGDRYQLISGERRTRATKLAGLPTIKAQVYENVGDKAMAEWALIENIQRVDLNPVEVARSYQQLINNHNYTHDDLSKIVSKSRSAITNSLRLLKLPEVVLLWIEEGKISGGAARALCSDKIENPEEVAKRVIEEGLNVRQIEAIARGEDISQTKDEKRETREGEPEQSSEEQPEVHKPEVEAKPKPELSADMKQFESRLETYFGTKVQLNPSASTETKGTIVINYYSMDDLTRIQELMER; encoded by the coding sequence ATGGGTAAAAAATCTTTCGCACTGGGTCGCAGCCTCGCCGACATTCTCAAGGATCACTCCGCTCCGGCAGCGTCCGACATTCAACAGTCCAGTGAAAACAATTCACAGAATGGTGCCGATGAATCGACCGGTAATGCCGCTGTTGACAACTCCGAAAAAATCGTTGAAATCAACGTCGAACTCATCGACCCGAACCCGTTCCAGCCGCGCAAGGTTTTCAGCGACGACGAACTGGTGGAACTCGCCGAATCCATCGAGCAGCACGGTCTTATCCAGGCAATCGTCGTCCGCAAGGTCGGCGACCGTTACCAGCTGATCAGCGGTGAACGCCGTACCCGCGCCACCAAGCTCGCAGGCCTCCCGACCATCAAGGCCCAGGTTTACGAAAATGTGGGCGACAAGGCAATGGCCGAATGGGCGCTTATCGAAAACATCCAGCGCGTAGACCTGAACCCGGTCGAAGTCGCCCGTTCTTATCAACAACTTATCAACAATCATAATTATACGCACGACGACCTCTCCAAAATTGTGAGCAAGTCCCGTTCCGCGATTACCAACAGTCTCCGTCTTCTCAAGCTCCCGGAAGTCGTACTTTTGTGGATAGAGGAAGGAAAGATTTCGGGCGGTGCGGCACGTGCCCTCTGTAGCGACAAGATCGAAAATCCTGAAGAAGTCGCGAAGCGCGTCATTGAGGAAGGACTGAACGTCCGCCAGATCGAGGCGATTGCTAGGGGAGAAGATATTAGCCAGACGAAAGACGAGAAACGAGAGACGAGAGAGGGTGAACCGGAGCAGTCTTCAGAGGAACAGCCGGAAGTCCACAAGCCCGAAGTCGAAGCCAAGCCGAAGCCGGAACTCAGCGCCGACATGAAGCAGTTCGAGTCCCGTCTCGAAACATACTTCGGTACCAAGGTGCAACTGAACCCGAGCGCCTCGACTGAGACCAAGGGTACCATCGTCATTAACTATTATTCCATGGACGACCTCACCCGAATCCAGGAACTCATGGAACGCTAA
- a CDS encoding metallophosphoesterase, whose translation MSSKILKIGQISDMHIGEDESLVQGIDVRANFMKAVDSKSMQDLDLLVLSGDLANEDAEPGAYRYFADFIKKSSVPVCVIPGNHDRIEVMEKYLDLKGKVQNGKCFYRYDLCGKSIFFLDSACGDVSMEQLEWLKSEAAKVKGEIILFMHHPPCFCGHRFMDLRYHLRNMVEVQETLAGIENLTHIYTGHYHAQFEVSMGRQIVHVAPSTQMQIDPNMPYFNLQSAAPGWQVIKWGENFVETEVYFE comes from the coding sequence ATGTCGTCTAAAATTCTAAAGATAGGCCAGATTTCCGATATGCATATCGGAGAAGACGAAAGCCTTGTCCAGGGAATTGACGTTCGCGCCAATTTCATGAAGGCGGTTGATTCCAAGTCCATGCAGGACCTGGATTTGCTGGTTTTATCTGGAGACTTGGCGAACGAGGATGCAGAACCCGGTGCCTACAGGTATTTTGCGGACTTTATCAAGAAGTCGTCTGTTCCTGTATGCGTTATTCCCGGAAACCATGACCGTATCGAGGTGATGGAAAAGTACCTCGATCTTAAGGGCAAGGTTCAGAACGGCAAGTGTTTCTACCGCTACGATTTATGCGGCAAGAGCATCTTCTTTTTGGACAGTGCCTGCGGCGATGTCTCTATGGAGCAGCTTGAATGGCTGAAGTCGGAAGCCGCGAAGGTCAAGGGCGAAATAATCCTGTTCATGCACCATCCGCCCTGTTTTTGTGGACACCGCTTTATGGACTTGCGCTACCACTTGAGAAATATGGTGGAGGTCCAGGAAACGCTCGCAGGAATAGAGAACTTGACGCACATTTATACCGGACACTACCACGCGCAGTTCGAGGTGTCCATGGGACGCCAGATTGTCCATGTGGCGCCTTCTACCCAGATGCAGATTGACCCCAACATGCCCTATTTTAACTTGCAGAGTGCCGCTCCGGGCTGGCAAGTGATCAAATGGGGCGAAAATTTTGTAGAAACTGAAGTTTATTTTGAATAA
- a CDS encoding polymer-forming cytoskeletal protein codes for MATKEQEITQIGHSVTIKGDISGNSDVRVAGTISGSISIEGELIVERQGSVQAEIKTTTAVIAGSVKGNIDCSDKLILESSSQFEGNIKTKRLIIQEGAVFQGNCQMGLKSAGEKSAPAPKKEANLL; via the coding sequence ATGGCAACAAAAGAACAGGAAATTACCCAGATCGGTCATAGCGTAACGATCAAGGGCGACATCAGCGGCAATAGCGACGTCCGCGTCGCAGGTACCATCAGCGGAAGCATCTCTATCGAAGGCGAACTTATCGTGGAACGCCAGGGGAGTGTCCAGGCCGAAATCAAGACCACTACCGCCGTGATCGCAGGTTCCGTGAAGGGCAACATCGACTGCTCCGACAAACTGATTCTCGAAAGCTCCTCGCAGTTCGAAGGCAACATCAAGACCAAGCGCCTCATTATCCAGGAAGGCGCCGTATTCCAGGGCAACTGCCAGATGGGTCTCAAGAGCGCAGGTGAAAAGTCCGCACCGGCACCCAAGAAAGAAGCCAACCTCCTTTAA
- the tmk gene encoding dTMP kinase — translation MQTAKHFFSLEGIDGSGKSTQIDMLIDALTREGYSVVKLREPGGAKISEGIRGLLLDPAFKGIMGDKTELLLYNAARAQVIHEVIQPALDAGKIVIADRFAWSTFAYQGYARGLGADLVQRLTEITCGGCFPELTVVLDLTVEASRARTAKRGEAPDRLESEKADFFERVRQGYLAAARDYSDCVSAIDADRTPDKVFADLYKLIKSRL, via the coding sequence ATGCAGACGGCGAAACATTTTTTTAGTCTCGAGGGAATCGACGGTTCCGGAAAATCCACTCAGATCGACATGCTTATCGATGCACTTACCAGGGAAGGTTACTCCGTGGTGAAATTGCGCGAGCCGGGTGGGGCAAAGATTTCGGAAGGGATTCGTGGACTTTTGCTCGACCCGGCGTTCAAGGGAATCATGGGCGACAAGACGGAGCTGCTCTTGTACAATGCGGCGCGGGCTCAGGTGATTCACGAGGTGATTCAGCCGGCGCTCGATGCAGGGAAGATCGTGATTGCGGATAGATTCGCGTGGAGTACCTTTGCGTACCAGGGATACGCCCGAGGTCTAGGTGCCGACTTGGTGCAGCGCCTTACGGAAATCACCTGCGGCGGGTGTTTCCCCGAACTGACGGTGGTGCTGGACTTGACGGTGGAGGCGAGCCGCGCTCGCACCGCGAAGCGGGGCGAGGCACCCGATCGACTGGAGAGCGAAAAAGCGGACTTTTTCGAGCGGGTGCGCCAAGGGTACTTGGCCGCGGCCCGTGACTACAGCGACTGCGTTTCTGCGATCGATGCGGACCGCACTCCAGACAAAGTATTTGCCGATTTGTACAAGTTAATCAAGTCGCGATTGTAG
- a CDS encoding ParA family protein — translation MSKVIAVCNQKGGVGKTTTAVNLAASFAALEKKTLLIDMDPQGNASQGLGYNELQDVDIHEILNMADNPDNVTYDNIKEAILDTSLDYLKVITSGPDLAVMEIELVNAMSRERRLERVMNVLKQAFEFIIIDAPPSLNLLTLNVLTAATSVLIPVQCEYYALQGMTELFKTIREVQKNLNANLKIEGALLTMYDSRLSLCKQVAEEVRENLSDTVFQAMIPRNVKLSEAPSHGKPAILYDVQSSGAQAYMKLAEEILNKGK, via the coding sequence ATGAGTAAAGTGATAGCAGTCTGCAACCAGAAAGGTGGCGTGGGCAAGACCACGACTGCCGTCAACCTGGCCGCCAGTTTTGCCGCATTGGAAAAGAAGACGCTCCTGATCGACATGGACCCGCAGGGGAACGCGTCGCAGGGTCTCGGCTACAATGAACTTCAGGATGTGGATATCCACGAAATCCTGAACATGGCCGACAATCCGGACAATGTCACCTACGACAACATCAAGGAAGCTATTCTCGACACGAGCCTCGACTACCTCAAGGTCATCACTTCCGGACCGGACCTCGCCGTCATGGAAATCGAACTGGTGAACGCCATGAGCCGCGAACGTCGACTCGAGCGCGTGATGAACGTGTTGAAGCAGGCGTTCGAATTTATCATCATCGACGCTCCTCCGAGCCTGAACCTTTTGACGCTGAACGTGCTGACCGCCGCCACCAGCGTGCTGATCCCGGTGCAGTGCGAATACTACGCCCTGCAGGGTATGACCGAACTTTTCAAGACCATCCGCGAAGTCCAGAAGAACCTGAACGCTAACTTGAAAATCGAAGGGGCGCTGCTCACTATGTACGATTCCCGCCTGAGCCTCTGCAAGCAGGTTGCCGAGGAAGTCCGCGAGAACCTGAGCGACACCGTGTTCCAGGCGATGATTCCGAGAAACGTGAAACTCTCCGAAGCACCGAGCCACGGCAAGCCCGCCATTCTTTACGATGTGCAGAGCAGCGGCGCACAGGCCTACATGAAACTCGCCGAAGAAATCTTGAACAAGGGAAAGTAG
- a CDS encoding RsmG family class I SAM-dependent methyltransferase — translation MNQFLTEHGVQLSDDTLGKLYDFADLVVETKQFGNLISAKDSEKFLSRHIADSLVPYIYIRRENAPAGLQTKDERIDNKESLSSLVSSLSSIKWADMGAGAGCPIFPLAIVMPQVEFFAVEPRHMRVEFMKYAKEKLHLDNLTVVGKRFETSGLAYLDFVSCRALSTFENDWERAQPGLKRGGKFLTLKSFNNIVHLESNPEVHIYKYALPQEEQVYALVTRGNE, via the coding sequence TTGAACCAGTTCTTGACAGAACATGGTGTGCAGCTGTCCGACGATACTCTCGGCAAGCTTTATGATTTTGCGGACTTGGTCGTAGAGACCAAGCAGTTTGGCAACCTGATTTCGGCGAAGGATTCCGAAAAGTTTTTGAGCAGGCACATCGCCGATTCATTGGTTCCCTATATATATATTAGACGAGAGAACGCCCCTGCGGGGCTACAGACTAAAGACGAGAGAATTGATAACAAAGAATCTCTCTCGTCTCTCGTCTCTTCTCTCTCGTCTATCAAATGGGCTGATATGGGAGCCGGTGCAGGTTGTCCGATTTTCCCGCTCGCCATCGTAATGCCCCAGGTGGAATTCTTTGCAGTCGAACCCCGTCACATGCGCGTGGAGTTCATGAAGTACGCCAAGGAAAAACTGCACCTGGATAACCTGACCGTCGTAGGCAAGCGCTTCGAAACTTCGGGACTTGCCTATCTGGATTTTGTGAGCTGCCGCGCCCTGTCGACTTTCGAAAACGACTGGGAACGTGCCCAGCCGGGACTCAAGCGCGGTGGAAAGTTCCTCACGCTGAAAAGTTTCAACAATATTGTTCACCTGGAAAGCAATCCGGAAGTACACATATATAAATATGCACTCCCGCAGGAAGAACAAGTTTACGCCTTAGTCACTCGAGGTAATGAATGA